In Xylanibacter ruminicola 23, a single genomic region encodes these proteins:
- the clpB gene encoding ATP-dependent chaperone ClpB gives MTFDKFTIKAQEAIQQAVNAAQMNGQQVIEPVHILKGVIEKAKDVTTFIFQKLGVNAQQIELLVDQEIQHLPKVQGAGQPYLSSDSNNVLVRAQEVAQKGGDEFVSVEPILLALLKVNSTASRIMKDAGCTEKDMQAAIQELRQGQKVQSQSADDNYQSLEKYAKNLVDLARQGKLDPVIGRDDEIRRVLQILSRRTKNNPILIGEPGTGKTAIVEGLAGRIVRGDVPENLKDKQLYSLDMGALVAGAKYKGEFEERLKSVINEVTKAEGRIILFIDEIHTLVGAGGGEGAMDAANILKPALARGELRAIGATTLNEYQKYFEKDKALERRFQTVMVDEPDELSAISILRGLKERYENHHKVRIQDDACIAAVQLSERYISERFLPDKAIDLMDEAAAKLRMERDSVPEELDEITRRLAQLEIEREAIKREGDTQKIAQLDKDIAELKEQETQFRAKWEGERQLINKIQQDKQDIENLKLEAERAEREGDYGKVAEIRYSKLKALEDDIAHIQSQLANAQGDNSLVREEVTADDIAEVVSRWTGIPVTKMMQSEREKLLHLENELHKRVIGQDEAIIAVSDAVRRSRAGLQDPKRPIASFIFLGTTGVGKTELAKTLADYLFNDETMMTRIDMSEYQEKYSVSRLIGAPPGYVGYDEGGQLTEAVRRKPYSVVLFDEIEKAHPDVFNILLQVLDDGRLTDNKGRTANFKNTIIIMTSNATREQLRATMRPEFLNRIDEIITFTPLTKEQIADVVKLQMKKVTDMLAPQGITLECTPQAIDYLAEQGYDPDYGARPVKRAIQQFVLNDLSKKILSDEVDRTKPIIIDEYGEGLIFRN, from the coding sequence ATGACATTCGACAAGTTTACAATTAAAGCACAAGAGGCCATTCAGCAGGCGGTGAACGCGGCCCAGATGAATGGTCAGCAGGTGATAGAACCTGTACACATACTGAAAGGTGTGATAGAGAAGGCGAAGGATGTAACCACCTTCATCTTCCAGAAGTTGGGTGTAAATGCCCAGCAGATAGAGTTACTGGTAGATCAGGAGATACAGCATCTGCCCAAAGTACAGGGTGCTGGTCAGCCTTATCTCTCCAGTGATAGTAATAATGTACTCGTGCGCGCGCAAGAGGTAGCCCAGAAAGGTGGCGACGAGTTTGTATCGGTAGAACCTATCCTACTCGCCCTGCTGAAAGTTAATTCTACTGCCTCGCGCATCATGAAGGATGCCGGCTGTACCGAGAAGGATATGCAGGCGGCTATCCAGGAGCTGCGCCAGGGACAGAAGGTGCAATCGCAGAGTGCCGATGATAACTACCAGAGCTTGGAGAAATATGCCAAGAACCTGGTGGATTTGGCCCGCCAAGGCAAGCTGGACCCAGTGATTGGTCGCGACGATGAGATTCGTCGTGTACTGCAGATTCTGAGTCGCCGCACCAAGAACAACCCTATATTAATAGGTGAACCTGGTACAGGTAAAACAGCCATCGTTGAGGGACTGGCTGGTCGTATTGTGCGTGGCGATGTGCCCGAGAACCTGAAGGACAAGCAACTCTACTCGCTGGATATGGGTGCACTGGTAGCAGGTGCCAAGTACAAAGGTGAGTTTGAGGAGCGCCTGAAGAGTGTGATCAACGAGGTGACCAAGGCCGAGGGCCGCATCATCCTGTTTATCGACGAGATCCACACCTTGGTAGGTGCAGGTGGTGGCGAGGGCGCCATGGATGCAGCCAACATTCTGAAACCTGCCCTGGCACGTGGTGAACTGCGTGCCATAGGTGCCACCACGCTGAACGAGTATCAGAAATACTTTGAGAAGGATAAGGCCCTGGAGCGCCGATTCCAGACCGTGATGGTAGATGAGCCCGATGAACTGAGTGCTATCAGCATTCTGCGAGGCTTGAAGGAACGTTACGAGAACCACCACAAGGTACGTATCCAGGACGATGCCTGTATCGCTGCCGTGCAACTCTCAGAGCGCTATATCTCTGAAAGATTCCTCCCCGACAAGGCCATCGACCTGATGGACGAGGCCGCAGCAAAACTGCGCATGGAGCGCGACTCGGTACCTGAGGAGTTGGATGAGATTACCCGCCGACTGGCTCAGCTCGAAATCGAGCGTGAGGCTATCAAAAGAGAGGGCGACACCCAGAAGATAGCACAGTTGGATAAGGACATCGCCGAACTGAAGGAACAGGAAACCCAGTTCCGTGCCAAGTGGGAAGGCGAGCGCCAACTCATCAACAAAATCCAACAGGACAAGCAGGATATTGAGAACCTGAAGCTGGAGGCAGAACGTGCCGAGCGCGAGGGCGACTACGGCAAGGTAGCCGAGATACGCTACTCGAAACTGAAAGCACTTGAGGACGACATTGCACATATCCAGAGTCAGCTGGCCAATGCCCAAGGCGATAACTCTCTGGTTCGCGAAGAGGTTACCGCCGATGACATCGCCGAGGTAGTAAGCCGCTGGACAGGTATCCCCGTAACCAAGATGATGCAGAGCGAGCGCGAAAAGCTGTTGCACTTAGAGAATGAGTTGCACAAGCGTGTGATTGGTCAGGACGAAGCCATCATTGCCGTATCTGATGCTGTGCGCCGTAGTCGTGCTGGCTTGCAGGATCCCAAGCGTCCTATCGCCAGCTTCATCTTCCTTGGTACCACAGGTGTAGGTAAAACAGAGCTTGCCAAAACCCTGGCCGACTATCTGTTTAACGACGAGACCATGATGACGCGTATCGACATGAGCGAGTATCAGGAGAAATACAGCGTGAGCCGACTGATTGGTGCGCCTCCAGGATACGTAGGCTACGACGAGGGTGGACAACTGACCGAGGCCGTGCGCCGCAAGCCTTACTCGGTAGTGCTGTTCGATGAGATTGAGAAGGCCCATCCGGATGTGTTCAACATTCTGTTGCAGGTGCTGGACGATGGACGTTTGACGGACAACAAGGGACGTACCGCCAACTTCAAGAACACCATCATTATCATGACCTCGAACGCCACCCGTGAGCAACTCAGAGCCACTATGCGCCCAGAGTTCCTGAACCGTATTGATGAGATTATCACCTTTACACCTCTTACCAAGGAACAGATTGCCGACGTAGTGAAGTTGCAGATGAAGAAGGTTACCGATATGCTGGCACCTCAGGGCATCACCTTAGAGTGTACACCACAGGCCATCGACTATCTGGCCGAGCAGGGTTACGATCCCGACTATGGTGCTCGTCCTGTAAAGCGTGCCATCCAGCAGTTCGTGCTCAACGACCTGTCGAAGAAGATCCTGTCGGATGAGGTGGATCGCACCAAACCTATCATCATCGATGAATACGGCGAAGGACTGATTTTTAGAAACTAA
- a CDS encoding TonB-dependent receptor — MNKKIVFVLLALGGQLSVMATPLRNLDTEELSDSSKVIDLDEVVVVSQPKEQVRLRLQPVSSNVFGSEQLQQLHVHDLSQLSQYVPSFVMPSYGSRLTSSMYVRGIGSRINNPAVGVYYDNIPLMSKSAFNNHFYMLDRVDVLRGPQGSLYGQNTEGGLVRIYSKNPMNYQGTDIRLGIGTGLYSNVEVAHYHRPSEKLAFSVAGFYSGLKGFINNQNFDQKNDLTNEAGGKLRLIWQPNKQLKFDWTADYQYVNQNGFGYGEFHPFAYLPTLYSSTFMPADETVQDPATTIMNGYKRNMFTTGLNIGYETESLLFTSTTSYQYLNDLMLMDQDYMTGDYLQLRQAQKMNAITQEFVLRSNNKGLIRQIFPSRWQHATGLFASYQWLNTNAPVLFGDGITGPIGNAIANAMKNSMLQGMIGRFMGQGMSAEAARAAAQAAVDKMGVTMTAEMAVPGEYKTPTWNFAAFHESNILLGDNWKLTLGLRFNIDKVKIEYDALAYMNMTGGTANATATYHLTSHVQDSRSKSYTQLLPKIGLTYTFDDSIGNIYALVSKGYRAGGYNFQMFSGVLQTELNAHQQDAMRGDYDVEHTAADYDAINETIAYKPEESWNYEIGTHLNLFGGSTHFDLALYYMQIRNQQLSIMEPNSNYGRIMVNAGKSHSCGLEATLRGKAADNALDWAVTYAYTNAKFDEYQHTVGGSTSPNTDTFAGDYDGNYVPFVPQHTLSAMVDWHIGKFTIGANMNGQGKIWWDEANTYAQKFYAVAGAHADYDFGPVLVSLWGRNLTNTHYNTFAVASSAVGGTHYFAQRATPIQVGLDVNIHF, encoded by the coding sequence ATGAATAAGAAGATTGTTTTCGTGCTTTTGGCACTGGGTGGTCAGCTTTCGGTAATGGCCACTCCTCTTAGAAACTTGGATACTGAGGAGCTCAGCGATTCAAGTAAGGTTATCGACCTTGACGAGGTTGTGGTGGTATCGCAACCCAAGGAGCAGGTGCGCCTGCGCCTTCAGCCAGTTAGTAGTAATGTGTTTGGTAGTGAGCAGTTGCAGCAGTTGCATGTTCACGATTTGAGTCAGCTTTCGCAGTATGTGCCATCGTTTGTGATGCCATCGTATGGTTCGCGCCTCACCTCGTCGATGTATGTGCGTGGTATTGGTTCGCGTATCAACAATCCTGCAGTGGGTGTGTATTACGATAACATCCCCCTGATGTCGAAGTCGGCTTTCAACAACCATTTCTATATGTTGGATCGTGTAGATGTGCTGCGTGGTCCTCAGGGTTCGCTCTATGGTCAGAATACCGAGGGTGGACTGGTACGTATCTATTCTAAGAACCCTATGAATTATCAGGGTACTGATATCCGTTTGGGTATCGGCACTGGCTTATATAGTAATGTAGAGGTGGCTCACTACCATCGTCCATCAGAGAAGTTGGCATTCAGCGTGGCTGGATTCTACAGCGGACTGAAAGGTTTTATTAATAATCAGAACTTCGACCAGAAGAACGACCTGACCAACGAGGCTGGTGGTAAGCTGCGCCTGATTTGGCAGCCTAACAAGCAACTGAAGTTCGACTGGACTGCTGATTACCAGTATGTAAACCAGAATGGTTTTGGTTATGGCGAGTTCCATCCGTTCGCTTATCTGCCAACACTATATAGCTCAACATTTATGCCTGCAGATGAAACAGTTCAGGATCCTGCAACCACCATCATGAACGGTTACAAGCGTAACATGTTTACCACAGGTTTGAACATTGGTTACGAGACAGAGAGCCTGCTCTTTACCTCAACCACCAGCTATCAGTACCTGAACGACCTGATGCTGATGGACCAGGACTATATGACAGGCGATTATCTGCAGCTTCGTCAGGCTCAGAAGATGAACGCCATCACTCAGGAGTTTGTGCTGCGTAGCAACAACAAGGGTCTGATTCGTCAGATATTCCCCAGTCGTTGGCAGCATGCTACAGGTTTGTTCGCTTCGTACCAGTGGCTTAACACCAATGCACCCGTGCTCTTTGGCGATGGCATCACAGGTCCTATCGGCAATGCGATTGCCAATGCCATGAAGAACTCTATGCTTCAGGGTATGATTGGTCGCTTTATGGGGCAGGGAATGAGTGCTGAGGCTGCTAGGGCTGCTGCTCAGGCTGCAGTAGATAAGATGGGCGTAACCATGACTGCCGAGATGGCTGTACCTGGTGAGTACAAAACTCCAACTTGGAACTTTGCTGCTTTCCACGAGAGTAACATCCTGTTGGGCGACAACTGGAAACTTACCCTTGGTTTGCGCTTTAATATAGATAAGGTGAAGATTGAGTACGATGCGCTGGCCTATATGAACATGACTGGTGGTACTGCTAATGCCACAGCTACCTATCACCTCACTTCGCATGTACAGGACAGTCGCTCTAAGAGCTACACCCAGCTATTGCCAAAGATTGGTCTTACCTATACCTTCGACGATTCAATTGGCAATATCTACGCATTGGTATCAAAGGGCTATCGCGCTGGTGGTTACAACTTCCAGATGTTTAGCGGTGTGCTGCAGACTGAGTTGAATGCGCATCAGCAGGACGCTATGCGTGGTGACTACGATGTGGAGCACACTGCTGCCGACTATGATGCTATCAACGAGACTATCGCATATAAGCCAGAGGAGAGCTGGAACTATGAGATTGGTACCCACCTGAATCTGTTTGGTGGTAGCACTCACTTCGATCTGGCTCTGTACTACATGCAGATTCGTAACCAGCAGTTGTCGATCATGGAGCCAAACAGCAACTATGGTCGTATCATGGTTAATGCTGGTAAGAGTCACTCATGCGGACTTGAGGCAACTCTGCGCGGAAAGGCTGCCGACAATGCTCTCGACTGGGCTGTAACCTATGCATACACAAATGCTAAGTTTGATGAGTACCAGCATACCGTAGGTGGTTCAACATCTCCAAATACGGATACATTCGCTGGTGATTACGATGGCAACTATGTGCCATTCGTTCCTCAGCACACTCTGAGCGCTATGGTCGACTGGCATATCGGCAAGTTCACCATTGGTGCCAATATGAATGGTCAGGGTAAGATCTGGTGGGACGAGGCTAACACCTACGCACAGAAGTTCTATGCTGTAGCTGGTGCTCATGCTGATTACGACTTCGGTCCAGTGCTGGTATCACTCTGGGGACGTAATCTCACCAACACGCACTACAATACGTTTGCCGTTGCATCGAGTGCTGTAGGTGGAACTCACTACTTTGCTCAGCGAGCAACACCTATCCAGGTTGGATTAGACGTTAACATCCACTTCTAA